A window of bacterium contains these coding sequences:
- a CDS encoding zinc ribbon domain-containing protein produces MPMYEFKCVACGAEFEELVTMAEVAAGEVPCPACASKQVERQISTFACGGESVVDAGGDGGCGHAGFG; encoded by the coding sequence ATGCCCATGTACGAGTTCAAGTGCGTCGCATGCGGCGCCGAGTTCGAGGAACTGGTCACGATGGCCGAGGTCGCGGCGGGCGAGGTGCCCTGCCCCGCATGCGCGTCGAAGCAGGTCGAGCGGCAGATATCGACGTTCGCCTGCGGCGGCGAGAGCGTCGTCGACGCCGGCGGGGACGGCGGCTGCGGCCACGCCGGTTTTGGCTGA